One Halalkalicoccus tibetensis genomic region harbors:
- a CDS encoding hemolysin family protein has translation MDASLLAQVDALGIELTTQMVTILGIATIVLLIVLSGFFSSSEIAMFSLAEHRVDAMAEEGLPGAEMVRSLKEDPHRLLVTILVGNNIVNIAMTAITTSLLGLYFGGATAAVISTFGITALVLLFGESAPKSYAVEHTESWARRIARPLKLAEYTMYPLVVLFDYLTRQINRLTGSEGGAIEEPYVTRGEIQDMLETGEREGVIEEDEHEMLQRIFRFTDTIAKEVMTPRLDMTAVTADTSVEEAIDTCVQSGHERVPVYEGNLDNVIGIVTIRDLVRHSQYGEGDLTLSDLTTPTLHVPESKNVDELLAEMREDRLNMVIVIDEFGTTEGLVTMEDLVEEVVGEILEGGEDEPIERIDEDTVVVRGEVNIDEVNEALEIELPEGEEFETIAGFIFNRAGRLVEEGESIAYGTVEITVEAVENTRIMKARIQRDAIEEPDEEAEAVDPELDG, from the coding sequence ATGGACGCCTCCCTTCTCGCCCAGGTCGACGCTCTCGGGATCGAGCTCACCACCCAGATGGTGACGATCCTCGGGATCGCGACGATCGTCCTGCTGATCGTCCTCTCGGGCTTCTTCTCCTCCTCGGAGATCGCGATGTTCTCGCTGGCCGAACACCGCGTCGACGCGATGGCCGAGGAGGGGCTCCCGGGCGCGGAGATGGTCCGCTCGCTCAAGGAGGACCCCCACCGGCTGCTGGTGACGATCCTCGTCGGCAACAACATCGTCAACATCGCCATGACCGCGATCACGACGAGCCTTCTGGGCCTCTACTTCGGCGGGGCGACCGCCGCGGTCATCTCGACGTTCGGCATCACCGCGCTCGTGCTGTTGTTCGGCGAGAGCGCGCCCAAGTCCTACGCCGTCGAGCACACCGAGTCGTGGGCCCGGCGGATCGCCCGCCCGCTGAAGCTCGCCGAGTACACGATGTACCCCCTCGTGGTGCTGTTCGACTACCTCACCCGCCAGATCAACCGCCTGACGGGCAGCGAGGGCGGCGCCATCGAGGAGCCCTACGTCACCCGCGGCGAGATCCAGGACATGCTCGAGACCGGCGAGCGCGAGGGCGTCATCGAGGAGGACGAACACGAGATGCTCCAGCGGATCTTCCGCTTCACCGATACCATCGCCAAGGAGGTGATGACCCCGCGACTGGACATGACCGCCGTCACCGCCGACACCTCGGTCGAGGAGGCGATCGATACCTGCGTCCAGAGCGGCCACGAGCGCGTTCCGGTCTACGAGGGGAACCTCGACAACGTCATCGGGATCGTCACCATCCGCGACCTGGTGCGCCACTCACAGTACGGCGAGGGCGACCTCACGCTGTCGGACCTGACGACGCCGACGCTGCACGTCCCCGAGTCGAAGAACGTCGACGAGCTGCTCGCTGAGATGCGCGAGGACCGCCTGAACATGGTGATCGTCATCGACGAGTTCGGCACCACCGAGGGGCTGGTCACGATGGAGGACCTCGTCGAGGAGGTCGTCGGCGAGATCCTCGAGGGCGGCGAGGACGAGCCCATCGAGCGGATCGACGAGGACACCGTCGTCGTCCGCGGCGAGGTCAACATCGACGAGGTCAACGAGGCCCTGGAGATCGAGCTCCCGGAGGGCGAGGAGTTCGAGACCATCGCGGGGTTCATCTTCAACCGCGCGGGCCGGCTCGTCGAGGAGGGCGAGTCGATCGCCTACGGGACGGTCGAGATCACGGTCGAGGCCGTCGAGAACACCCGGATCATGAAGGCCCGCATCCAGCGGGACGCGATCGAGGAGCCCGACGAGGAGGCCGAAGCGGTCGACCCGGAGCTCGACGGGTAG
- a CDS encoding glutathione S-transferase N-terminal domain-containing protein, translated as MGETPITFYRLQACPYCERVTRTLDELGLEYRSRFVEPLHSKRDVVKRISGKRSVPAIVDHGTGVTMSESANIVEYLERTYGDDADGSEAETGGAA; from the coding sequence ATGGGCGAGACACCGATCACGTTCTACCGGCTCCAGGCGTGTCCGTACTGCGAGCGCGTCACCCGCACGCTCGACGAGCTCGGCCTCGAGTACCGCTCGCGGTTCGTCGAGCCGCTGCACTCGAAACGGGACGTCGTCAAGCGGATCAGCGGGAAGCGTTCGGTCCCCGCGATCGTCGACCACGGGACGGGCGTGACGATGTCCGAGAGCGCGAACATCGTCGAGTACCTCGAACGGACCTACGGCGACGACGCCGACGGCAGCGAGGCCGAAACGGGAGGTGCGGCCTGA
- a CDS encoding redoxin domain-containing protein, whose product MVEFDVVELGPADHPEVGDTAPDFTRPLVGPEFWEDVSLSALAEEGPVLLVFTPMDGAFPATYVWNEIRDREWEESVRVVGLSISTPYEHADLLTERGIDYELFSDPGNGVAREYGIEHALDGMTGISEPRPAVFLLDTDRTIEYAWVAEEWPDFPPYDAVEDAIESL is encoded by the coding sequence ATGGTCGAGTTCGACGTCGTCGAGCTCGGGCCCGCCGACCACCCCGAGGTCGGCGATACCGCTCCAGACTTCACCCGGCCGCTGGTGGGTCCCGAGTTCTGGGAGGACGTCTCGCTGTCGGCGCTGGCCGAGGAGGGGCCCGTCCTGCTCGTCTTCACCCCGATGGACGGCGCGTTCCCGGCGACCTACGTCTGGAACGAGATCCGCGACCGCGAGTGGGAGGAGTCGGTGCGGGTCGTCGGGCTCTCGATCTCGACGCCCTACGAGCACGCGGACCTGCTCACCGAGCGCGGGATCGACTACGAACTCTTCAGCGACCCCGGAAACGGCGTCGCCCGCGAGTACGGCATCGAGCACGCGCTCGACGGGATGACCGGGATCAGCGAGCCCCGGCCCGCGGTGTTCCTGCTCGATACGGATCGGACGATCGAGTACGCCTGGGTCGCCGAGGAGTGGCCCGACTTCCCGCCCTACGACGCGGTCGAGGACGCGATCGAATCGCTATAG
- a CDS encoding L-threonylcarbamoyladenylate synthase, producing the protein MEIERAVRAIREGELVVYPTETVYGLGADALDPAAVERVFEAKGRDRSKPLSMAVPDVEIADEYTELTERERAFMREFLPGPVTVVVEAGPETPEELTAGRSRVGIRIPDHELALALLGEVSPITATSANVSGNPSVRRAAELDPAIREAAARVLEGDSGTEETESTVVDVERGEIHRRGALAGRIEDWLQAEQ; encoded by the coding sequence ATGGAGATCGAACGGGCGGTACGCGCGATCCGCGAGGGTGAACTCGTCGTCTACCCCACCGAGACGGTCTACGGGCTCGGCGCCGACGCCCTGGATCCGGCGGCCGTCGAGCGGGTCTTCGAGGCGAAGGGGCGGGATCGATCGAAGCCGCTGTCGATGGCCGTCCCCGACGTCGAGATCGCCGACGAATACACCGAGCTCACCGAGCGAGAGCGGGCGTTCATGCGCGAGTTCCTGCCGGGGCCGGTGACGGTCGTCGTCGAGGCCGGCCCCGAAACCCCTGAAGAGCTCACCGCCGGGCGGAGTCGAGTGGGGATCCGAATCCCCGACCACGAGCTCGCGCTGGCGCTGCTTGGCGAGGTCTCGCCGATCACCGCCACGAGCGCGAACGTGAGCGGCAACCCGAGCGTCCGGCGGGCGGCGGAGCTCGACCCCGCGATCCGCGAGGCCGCCGCCCGCGTGCTCGAGGGCGATTCCGGGACCGAGGAGACCGAGAGCACCGTCGTCGACGTCGAACGCGGGGAGATCCACCGTCGGGGCGCGCTCGCGGGGCGGATCGAGGACTGGCTACAGGCCGAGCAGTGA
- a CDS encoding biotin transporter BioY, which yields MSTGTESVELVEDATVRNVARAALFAALTGAFAYVSFPYPLSPAPVTLQVLGVFLAGLLLGPVWGGAAMVLYLTAGAVGAPVFAGGEAGIGSLVGPNAGYLWSYPLAAGAVGALAHGRSVGPLGSIGVPRLVAAMAAGVVAIYGLGVVGMALVLDLSLSNAVVVGALVFLPAEALKMAAAIGIVRSDRLSAA from the coding sequence ATGAGCACGGGGACGGAGTCGGTCGAGCTGGTCGAGGACGCGACGGTACGGAACGTGGCACGGGCGGCGTTGTTCGCCGCGCTGACCGGCGCCTTCGCCTACGTCTCGTTTCCCTACCCGCTCTCGCCCGCGCCGGTGACCCTGCAGGTGCTTGGGGTGTTCCTCGCGGGCCTCCTCTTGGGGCCGGTCTGGGGCGGGGCGGCGATGGTGCTGTATCTCACTGCGGGGGCGGTCGGCGCGCCCGTGTTCGCGGGCGGCGAAGCAGGAATAGGATCGTTGGTCGGGCCGAACGCGGGCTACCTCTGGTCGTATCCGCTCGCGGCCGGCGCGGTCGGCGCGCTCGCCCACGGACGGAGCGTGGGCCCGCTCGGTTCGATCGGCGTCCCGCGGCTGGTGGCGGCGATGGCCGCCGGCGTCGTCGCCATCTACGGCCTCGGGGTCGTCGGCATGGCCCTCGTGTTGGACCTCTCGCTTTCGAACGCGGTGGTGGTGGGGGCGCTGGTCTTCCTGCCCGCGGAGGCGCTGAAGATGGCCGCCGCGATCGGGATCGTCCGCAGCGACCGGCTGAGCGCCGCATGA
- a CDS encoding ABC transporter ATP-binding protein, producing MIETRGLVHRYGDGMPALDGVSLTVADGEFLVLAGPNGSGKSTLIRHWNGLLEPDAGEVLVDGRKVREDLVAARTKMGMVFQNPRDGFVAATVGADVAFGPENLGLAREEIDRRVGEALSAVSLGGRREERIETLSGGEQERLAIAGALAMEPDHLVLDEPFTGLDEPARRAVLDRLESLSRAGTGVIVVTHDLRDVFPLADRLVVLSDGRVVRDGAPETVDLSGLGVRAPC from the coding sequence ATGATCGAGACCCGGGGGCTGGTGCATCGCTACGGCGACGGCATGCCGGCACTCGACGGCGTCTCGCTGACCGTCGCCGACGGCGAGTTCCTCGTGCTCGCGGGGCCCAACGGCTCGGGCAAGAGCACGCTGATCCGCCACTGGAACGGGCTTCTGGAGCCCGACGCGGGCGAGGTGCTGGTCGACGGCCGTAAGGTACGGGAGGACCTCGTGGCCGCCCGCACGAAGATGGGGATGGTGTTCCAGAACCCGCGCGACGGCTTCGTCGCCGCGACCGTCGGCGCGGACGTCGCCTTCGGCCCCGAGAACCTCGGGCTCGCTCGCGAGGAGATCGACCGCCGGGTCGGAGAGGCGCTTTCGGCGGTGAGCCTGGGGGGACGACGCGAGGAGCGGATCGAGACGCTCTCAGGGGGTGAGCAGGAGCGCCTCGCGATCGCGGGCGCGCTCGCGATGGAGCCCGATCACTTGGTGCTCGACGAGCCCTTCACCGGCCTCGACGAGCCCGCACGGCGGGCGGTGCTCGACCGGCTCGAATCGCTCTCGCGGGCGGGGACGGGCGTGATCGTCGTCACCCACGACCTGCGTGACGTCTTCCCGCTCGCCGACCGACTGGTCGTGCTCTCGGACGGCCGGGTGGTCCGGGACGGTGCTCCGGAAACGGTCGACCTGTCGGGGCTGGGCGTCCGGGCGCCATGCTGA
- a CDS encoding energy-coupling factor transporter transmembrane protein EcfT, whose translation MLSYSSGDSLAHRLDPRTKLAVQIGFVVAAFAHTTPRGLALLTVLALAILAGARLSPLSALYAYRFALPFLAVGPLIEGVTLSGFDPVTARETALASYRVLLILLVSAVYVRSTPVRESRAAIQWTIPGKPGAFLGMGAAFVFRLFPLLVTDLKRAREAMAIRLASERPVHERMALLAVTGVDRALSRADDFSLALRARCFVWNPTLPRLAFARLDTPALGFAAALVVWALV comes from the coding sequence ATGCTGAGCTACTCCTCGGGGGACTCGCTCGCCCATCGCCTCGACCCGCGGACGAAGCTCGCCGTCCAGATCGGGTTCGTCGTCGCGGCGTTCGCTCACACCACGCCACGGGGGCTCGCTCTGCTGACCGTACTGGCGCTCGCGATCCTCGCGGGCGCGCGTCTCTCCCCGCTCTCGGCGCTGTACGCCTACCGATTCGCGCTGCCGTTTCTCGCGGTCGGCCCGCTGATCGAGGGGGTCACGCTCTCGGGGTTTGATCCCGTCACCGCGCGGGAGACGGCGCTCGCGAGCTATCGCGTTCTGCTCATTCTGCTCGTCTCCGCAGTCTACGTCCGCTCGACGCCGGTGAGGGAGTCGCGGGCGGCGATCCAGTGGACGATCCCCGGGAAACCGGGCGCCTTCCTCGGGATGGGGGCCGCCTTCGTCTTCCGGCTGTTCCCTCTTCTGGTCACGGACCTGAAACGGGCCCGGGAGGCGATGGCCATCCGGCTGGCGAGCGAGCGTCCGGTCCACGAACGCATGGCGCTGCTGGCGGTGACGGGCGTGGATCGGGCACTCTCGCGGGCGGACGACTTCTCGCTGGCGCTTCGCGCGCGGTGTTTCGTGTGGAACCCGACGCTGCCGCGGCTCGCGTTCGCCCGGCTCGATACGCCGGCGCTCGGGTTCGCGGCCGCGCTGGTCGTCTGGGCGCTCGTCTAA
- a CDS encoding DUF2171 domain-containing protein, which yields MAAELTDDLIGKDVETQDGQHVGTVTDIEGEQFYVNFTDTEMEKERQQEIHAGDIEEITDGTVVIVRST from the coding sequence ATGGCAGCCGAACTCACCGACGACCTGATCGGCAAGGACGTCGAGACTCAGGACGGCCAGCACGTCGGCACCGTGACCGACATCGAGGGCGAGCAGTTCTACGTCAACTTCACCGACACGGAGATGGAGAAGGAGCGCCAGCAGGAGATCCACGCCGGCGACATCGAGGAGATCACCGACGGGACGGTCGTCATCGTCCGAAGCACTTAG
- the fdhF gene encoding formate dehydrogenase subunit alpha: protein MSTHPTPRVPEIEDPQPSTPLTEQFRTGTANDPNLDYGGGMVRLTVDGESVAVQSGATLLDAVEAVETEGNVPAVCYYERGDEGDEGDHGRYEIGPRSECRTCMVETDSEGLVPSCSQPVEDGMEVRTDTGDATEARDVNLDLLLSDHNLRCTTCSQNGRCELQDASIENDVEEPRYGVFDEREAYEPIDDTSSFIQIDRNKCILCNRCVEACNDVQVEGVLRMEGSGPDTRIGFQSEAETMDDSTCVSCGHCATVCPTGALTEKGLVDQTTLPLPGFTQKNSIGTVIERDPVDTIETSDAPNRQLRGRQRDNEGVEGRSGVARMMARAKREATAAREAAGNRAREVVDEAMADVEHAAEYTAGNSMPEGALFDIGKNVGKARLSRMDKAETTCGYCAVGCRFDLYGKDDEVLAARPADPEATPANDFSTCVKGKFGYDYVNSDERLDQPLVKEDGEFREATWGEALDRVAEGLSDIQDQYGPDTVSVLSSSKTTNEENFAIQKFARQVLGTKNIDNCTRLCHSSTVAALKQTVGYGAMTNRIEDIGNTDCYLITGANTTESHPVLATRIKQNARDGADLFVFDPRKIDLAEHADQYTRTEGGHDIAWINGMIRHIVENDLQDDEFIEERTRNFAAVEEKVQEFTPEKVEELTNVSPEELANAAETIAEADTCVFGWAMGISQHTYGTQTVLALADLALVTGHLGKPNAGLSPFRGQNNVQGGGGDMGPIPDNLPGYQELSDEGVLERFEEEWGVRPPDEPGLRVTEMFDEVDEGNLRGMYVVGENPAISEPDLTNARESLEELEFLAVQDIFMTETAEYADVVLPAAAITEKYGTVTNTERRVQMVRPVADPPGKAHADWEIVQKLAERLGFDWGYENPTGIMDEINELVPIYGGITHERLEERGEGLQWPCPDEDHPGTANLYTEGFNFEDGKARFVPADLGDPTELPNEEFPIALTSGRVLYHWHTGQLTRRDEGLMSHVGESYAEIHPETAGTIGVADGEYVEVESKRGSIVVKAKVTDRTAPGKVFIPMHFAKGAVNKLTQEELDPISRIPDYKMASVRVRSVGANPETEPLGTPESPADD from the coding sequence ATGAGCACACACCCCACACCACGCGTCCCCGAGATCGAGGACCCGCAGCCGAGCACGCCGCTGACGGAACAGTTCAGGACCGGCACCGCCAACGACCCGAACCTCGACTACGGGGGGGGGATGGTCCGGCTCACCGTCGACGGCGAGTCCGTCGCCGTCCAGTCGGGCGCGACCCTGCTCGACGCGGTCGAGGCCGTCGAGACCGAGGGGAACGTCCCAGCGGTCTGTTACTACGAGCGCGGTGACGAAGGCGACGAGGGCGATCACGGACGCTACGAGATCGGCCCGCGAAGCGAGTGTCGCACCTGCATGGTCGAGACCGACAGCGAGGGGCTCGTCCCCTCCTGTAGCCAGCCCGTCGAGGACGGCATGGAGGTCCGCACGGACACCGGCGACGCGACCGAGGCCCGCGACGTGAACCTCGACCTGCTGCTGTCGGACCACAACCTCCGGTGTACGACCTGCTCGCAGAACGGCCGCTGTGAACTGCAGGACGCCTCGATCGAGAACGACGTCGAGGAACCTCGTTATGGTGTGTTCGACGAGCGCGAGGCCTACGAGCCCATCGACGACACCTCCTCGTTCATCCAGATCGACCGGAACAAGTGCATCCTCTGTAATCGCTGCGTCGAGGCCTGCAACGACGTGCAGGTCGAGGGCGTCCTCCGCATGGAGGGGTCGGGCCCCGACACCCGGATCGGCTTCCAGAGCGAGGCCGAGACGATGGACGACTCGACGTGTGTCTCCTGTGGGCACTGCGCGACGGTCTGTCCGACCGGCGCGCTCACCGAGAAGGGGCTGGTCGATCAGACGACGCTGCCGCTGCCGGGGTTCACCCAGAAGAACTCCATCGGCACGGTGATCGAGCGCGACCCCGTCGACACCATCGAGACCTCCGACGCCCCCAACCGCCAACTCAGGGGCCGTCAACGCGACAACGAGGGCGTCGAGGGGAGATCGGGCGTCGCGCGGATGATGGCCCGCGCGAAGCGCGAGGCCACCGCCGCCCGCGAGGCCGCCGGGAATCGCGCCCGCGAGGTCGTCGACGAGGCGATGGCGGACGTCGAGCACGCCGCCGAGTACACGGCCGGGAACTCGATGCCCGAGGGCGCGCTGTTCGACATCGGGAAGAACGTCGGCAAGGCCCGCCTCTCGCGGATGGACAAGGCCGAGACCACCTGTGGCTACTGCGCCGTGGGCTGTCGGTTCGACCTCTACGGCAAGGACGACGAGGTGCTGGCCGCCCGGCCGGCCGATCCCGAGGCGACGCCCGCCAACGACTTCTCGACGTGTGTGAAGGGGAAGTTCGGCTACGACTACGTCAACAGCGACGAGCGTCTCGACCAGCCGCTCGTCAAGGAGGACGGCGAGTTCCGCGAGGCGACCTGGGGGGAGGCGCTCGATCGGGTCGCCGAGGGGCTCTCCGACATTCAGGACCAGTACGGCCCCGACACCGTCTCGGTGCTCTCCTCCTCGAAGACGACCAACGAGGAGAACTTCGCGATCCAGAAGTTCGCCCGCCAGGTGCTGGGAACGAAGAACATCGACAACTGTACGCGGCTGTGTCACTCCTCGACGGTCGCGGCGCTGAAACAGACGGTGGGATACGGCGCGATGACCAACCGGATCGAGGACATCGGCAACACCGACTGCTACCTGATCACGGGCGCGAACACCACCGAGAGCCACCCCGTGCTCGCGACACGGATCAAACAGAACGCCCGCGACGGGGCGGACCTGTTCGTCTTCGACCCCCGGAAGATCGACCTCGCGGAACACGCCGACCAGTACACCCGCACCGAGGGCGGCCATGACATCGCGTGGATCAACGGGATGATCCGCCACATCGTCGAGAACGACCTCCAGGACGACGAGTTCATCGAGGAGCGCACCCGGAACTTCGCGGCCGTCGAGGAGAAAGTTCAGGAGTTCACCCCCGAGAAGGTCGAGGAGCTGACGAACGTCTCGCCCGAGGAGCTCGCGAACGCCGCCGAGACGATCGCTGAGGCCGACACCTGCGTGTTCGGCTGGGCGATGGGCATCTCCCAGCACACCTACGGCACCCAGACGGTGCTGGCGCTCGCCGATCTGGCACTCGTGACGGGCCACCTGGGCAAGCCGAACGCCGGGCTCTCGCCGTTCCGCGGCCAGAACAACGTCCAGGGCGGGGGCGGCGACATGGGGCCGATCCCGGACAACCTGCCGGGCTACCAGGAACTCTCCGACGAGGGCGTCCTCGAGCGGTTCGAGGAGGAGTGGGGCGTGCGCCCGCCGGACGAGCCGGGCCTTCGCGTGACCGAGATGTTCGACGAGGTCGACGAGGGCAACCTCCGCGGGATGTACGTCGTCGGGGAGAACCCCGCGATCTCCGAGCCCGACCTCACGAACGCCCGCGAGAGCCTGGAGGAGCTCGAGTTCCTCGCGGTCCAGGACATCTTCATGACCGAGACCGCCGAGTACGCCGACGTCGTGCTGCCGGCGGCGGCGATCACCGAGAAGTACGGCACCGTCACGAACACCGAACGCCGCGTCCAGATGGTCCGGCCGGTCGCCGACCCGCCGGGGAAGGCCCACGCCGACTGGGAGATCGTCCAGAAGCTCGCCGAACGGCTGGGCTTCGACTGGGGCTACGAGAACCCCACCGGGATCATGGACGAGATCAACGAGCTGGTGCCGATCTACGGCGGGATCACCCACGAACGCCTCGAGGAGCGCGGCGAGGGCCTGCAGTGGCCCTGCCCCGACGAGGACCACCCCGGGACCGCGAACCTCTACACCGAGGGGTTCAACTTCGAGGACGGCAAGGCCCGGTTCGTCCCCGCCGATCTGGGCGATCCCACGGAGCTGCCCAACGAGGAGTTCCCGATCGCGCTGACTTCGGGGCGGGTGTTGTATCACTGGCACACCGGCCAGCTCACCCGGCGCGACGAGGGGCTGATGAGCCACGTCGGCGAGAGCTACGCCGAGATCCACCCCGAGACAGCGGGCACGATCGGCGTCGCCGACGGCGAGTACGTCGAGGTCGAGTCCAAGCGCGGCTCGATCGTCGTCAAGGCGAAGGTCACCGACCGCACCGCCCCGGGGAAGGTGTTCATCCCGATGCACTTCGCGAAGGGCGCGGTCAACAAGCTGACCCAGGAGGAGCTCGATCCCATCAGCCGGATCCCCGACTACAAGATGGCGAGCGTGCGGGTGCGCTCGGTCGGCGCGAACCCCGAGACCGAGCCCCTCGGCACGCCCGAGTCACCGGCCGACGACTGA
- a CDS encoding NADH-ubiquinone oxidoreductase-F iron-sulfur binding region domain-containing protein, with amino-acid sequence MTLDRGAMGNSSVVRVCSAADGRHADVLDSAREAAAELPVVEVGSLGHTALAPVLLVTDGGRTTYHVDCSPTEARELVERTEGGELPTDDARHVVEHDPDTRRLPVPETGPLSVGRRGALAPCGWLAPAFPEDYGGLVSEDAREDPAGLREDCEALGLLGRGRGDGSHDRPLAPVWETVREADGDPVVVVNGNEADPSADADRLLLEGAPVAVLDGALAAAAAVGAEDVVVYANETDDLATERCETAAGALADGTDVEIQVAAGPDEYKAGERTMALESLEGSDRIEARRSPPGPEEHGLFGRPTAIHTPRTLAQLRTALLEPDRFDPEDADPGTRVVTVADGDEHATVELPTGTLLSDALGAVSRDEFKLACVGGRFGGFTRSLETPMSAPALRSSNLGTNGVVELFDGSRCAVALAGKRARFAREGNCGRCVPCRNGSKQLVELLRDIYDGDFDSGAIRELSRVMRRSSICYFGQSASRPVTSAMDAFETEFAAHARDHCPSGECEIDERTARRPESTVES; translated from the coding sequence ATGACGTTGGACAGGGGAGCGATGGGTAACTCGTCGGTCGTGCGCGTCTGCAGCGCCGCGGACGGTCGCCACGCCGACGTTCTGGATTCCGCGCGCGAGGCCGCGGCGGAGCTCCCGGTCGTCGAGGTGGGATCGCTCGGCCATACGGCGCTCGCGCCGGTGCTCCTCGTGACCGACGGGGGCCGGACCACGTATCACGTCGACTGCTCGCCGACTGAGGCCCGCGAGCTGGTCGAGCGAACGGAGGGCGGCGAGCTCCCGACCGACGACGCGCGTCACGTCGTCGAGCACGACCCCGACACCCGTCGACTGCCGGTCCCCGAGACGGGGCCGCTCTCGGTCGGTCGCCGCGGCGCGCTCGCGCCCTGTGGTTGGCTCGCCCCCGCCTTCCCCGAGGACTACGGCGGGCTGGTCTCCGAGGACGCCCGCGAGGACCCCGCGGGGCTCCGCGAGGACTGCGAGGCGCTCGGGCTGCTGGGCCGGGGCCGGGGCGACGGGAGCCACGACCGGCCGCTCGCGCCCGTCTGGGAGACGGTCCGCGAGGCCGACGGCGACCCGGTGGTCGTCGTCAACGGAAACGAGGCCGACCCGAGCGCCGACGCCGACCGCCTGCTGCTGGAGGGCGCGCCGGTGGCCGTCCTCGACGGCGCGCTGGCGGCCGCCGCGGCCGTCGGCGCTGAGGACGTCGTCGTCTACGCCAACGAGACCGACGACCTCGCGACCGAGCGCTGCGAGACGGCTGCCGGCGCGCTCGCCGACGGAACGGACGTCGAGATCCAGGTCGCCGCGGGCCCCGACGAGTACAAGGCCGGCGAGCGGACGATGGCGCTCGAGTCGCTCGAGGGCAGCGACCGCATCGAGGCGCGTCGGAGCCCGCCCGGCCCCGAGGAACACGGGCTGTTCGGGCGGCCGACGGCGATCCACACCCCCCGAACCCTCGCCCAGCTCCGAACGGCACTGCTCGAACCCGACCGGTTCGACCCCGAGGACGCCGACCCCGGGACCCGGGTCGTGACCGTCGCGGACGGCGACGAGCACGCGACCGTCGAGCTCCCGACCGGGACGCTGCTCTCCGATGCGCTCGGGGCCGTCTCGCGCGACGAGTTCAAGCTGGCGTGCGTCGGCGGCCGGTTCGGCGGGTTCACCCGATCGCTCGAGACCCCCATGAGCGCGCCGGCGCTTCGCTCCTCGAACCTCGGGACCAACGGCGTCGTCGAGCTGTTCGACGGGTCGCGGTGCGCCGTCGCGCTCGCTGGCAAGCGCGCGCGGTTCGCGCGCGAGGGCAACTGCGGGCGCTGTGTCCCCTGCCGGAACGGCTCGAAACAGCTCGTCGAGCTCCTCCGGGACATCTACGACGGCGACTTCGACAGCGGCGCGATCCGCGAGCTCTCGCGGGTGATGCGCCGCTCGAGCATCTGTTACTTCGGGCAGTCGGCCTCCCGGCCGGTCACCTCGGCGATGGACGCCTTCGAGACCGAGTTCGCCGCCCACGCCCGCGACCACTGCCCGAGCGGCGAGTGCGAGATCGACGAACGGACCGCCAGACGACCCGAATCCACGGTCGAATCATGA